The Flavobacterium sp. 140616W15 sequence TTCATACTCTTTCAAAAGCCCTCCGAAAACATAATTAGGTTCAACAGAAGATGGTCTCATGATTTTATAAACTGCTTTTACAATAAAAACATTTCCATCCTTGACAAGAGTTTTCCCTATAGGATCTTCATTTTTAAAAACCACTTTTGCTTCGTCTTCCGAAATGGCAACACTATTTTTCTCTTTAAGAATATCTTTTTTAGCACCTTTAACAATTGGAAATGGAAATATTTCAAAAAAATCGTAATCAGCAACTATGATTTTTTTACCCATCCATTTTTGATTGTTATATTTGAGTATATCTTCATAATACCAACTATCAAAAAAAGTAATATTTTCAATTTCAGGAATTGTAGCCTTACATGTTACTCCAAAGGGAACTGGACTTGAATTCCATATATTCTCTGTTGCGCCATCTATACTATTAAGAACCTGATATACATTTTCCTTCTCAGGATTCCATTGATCATACGAATTCTCATTGTTCCAATATAAAATTGCAAAAATAACTCCTGCAATTCCTATGCTTAATCCTAATACATTTAAAAACGAAAACAGTTTGTTTTGCTTTAAATGATAAACAAATATTTTTATCCAGTTAAATATCATCTTATTTATGATTTAGTTTGATTGATTGATTGATTTAAAATGTTTTATAAAAACAATGTTTTACAAAATTCTATCACTACTATAATTACTATTGTTATCAATTTTATCATGATTTCTATACTTTAAAAACATCTACATTTCTTTGATTTAATTTTTCCGAAAAAATAATCCCATCTTTCATGTGAATTGTTTTTTGAGAAAAAGATGCGTCGTAATCTGAATGCGTTACCATAAGTATTGTTGCTCCTTTGGCATGCAGATCAGTTAAAAGCTCCATAACTTCGTTACCATTTTTACTATCTAAGTTTCCTGTTGGCTCATCTGCCAAAATAATCTTAGGATCGTTTACTAAAGCTCTTGCAACTGCAACACGTTGTTGCTGTCCTCCTGAAAGCTGTTGCGGAAAATGTTTTAATCGATGAGAAATATTTAACTTCTCTGCAATTGCTTCTACTTTTTGTTTTCTATCAGACACCTTCACATTATTGTAAATTAAAGGCAACTCTATATTATCATAAACTGATAGCTCATCGATAAGATTAAAATTTTGAAAAATAAATCCAATATTTTCTTTACGTACACTAGCTCTTCCTTTTTCTTTAAGTCCAACCATTTCGTTATCCAATAATTTATAACTTCCACCGCTTGCACTATCCAAAAGCCCGATTATATTAAGCAAAGTAGATTTTCCACAACCCGAAGGCCCCATTATTGTTAAGAAATCACCTTTTTTTATCTTTAAATTAATTCCGCTTAACGCTGCTGTTTCTACTTCTTCCGTTCTAAAAACTCTAGTTAAATCTTGTATTGTTATCATATCTTTTAAAATATTTGTTGTTATTGATTGTATTTTTTGATTGATGATTGAATGTTATATTTTATAAAATGTAAACTGAGATTGAATGCTAGTTTACTTCGAACGTATCGAAAGCTCTTCCATATCTTTATAATCTAGATAAGAAGATACTATGACTTTTTCACCTTCTTTTAACCCGC is a genomic window containing:
- a CDS encoding ABC transporter ATP-binding protein, which translates into the protein MITIQDLTRVFRTEEVETAALSGINLKIKKGDFLTIMGPSGCGKSTLLNIIGLLDSASGGSYKLLDNEMVGLKEKGRASVRKENIGFIFQNFNLIDELSVYDNIELPLIYNNVKVSDRKQKVEAIAEKLNISHRLKHFPQQLSGGQQQRVAVARALVNDPKIILADEPTGNLDSKNGNEVMELLTDLHAKGATILMVTHSDYDASFSQKTIHMKDGIIFSEKLNQRNVDVFKV